The genomic stretch TAAGCTACCAATTTATTTTACCAACTACTGTCAATTAAAGCACTGTATAACCACAGAGTTTCTCAGCTGAAGGGACACAACTGTCATCAAAGAAAAAGGCAATTCACATTACAGAGCGTGCATAGCACGCGAAAGACGCGGGATAAAGTTAGAGCGAGACAGTGCATTCACATTTTATGAAACCGTTCGCACTCTTGACCCCTGTAAAATGACTGCATGGAATACAACATGACTGCTAATAATTCAAACTAAAACAGCACAACTGTCATCAACCAAAAAACCAATTCACATTACAGAGCGCGCCTAGCACGCGAGAGGCGCGGGATACAGTTAGCGCGGGACAGGGCCGTTCCCATTTATGAAACCCACTGCACTCTTGACCACTGTTTTGACCCCTGTCAAATGACTGCATGGAATGCAGCATGGCATTTAACAGAGTGCAAGTGATTGCTTTTGTCCTTGAGGATAAATTAGAATCAAACAACGCTGATGTAATTCTACGTAAATGAACAAGCAGGTTTCTTGTGGACCCCGCAATATCTCGAATTAGCTTTGTTATCTTCCTAGTCACACTAAATCCCTTCTTTTAGCTTGTGACGTCACTTATCGGGCCAATATCTGAAATACGTCGTTCCAATAAAATGTCCTTGCTCCAGACTTTAACCAGatagggggcccgggtagctcaggtggtagagcactggacttgtgatcgaaaggtcgctggttcgaatccgggccaggacggacacaggtcaactttatgtgcagacccagagacggtatccatctcccacccccgtgtcaccacagtggcacgtaaaagacctcggtcattctgccataagtgcaggtggctgataccacctaagcacacatacacttgtgtatctcatctaaagtcgggttaaaacccgggaacatgcccctaatggctttgccgtgagggcgtaaaacttgaatttctcacTTTAACCAGAACTTGTCTTTCCTCTTATGAGTAGTTACATCCCaacctgaaaaagcaaggtcttctAAAAGGGGTAAGTCTTAAATAGGATTGAGGGGTCTTACAAAAAGGGATTCCATTTTACGGTTGAACAAACCCTTACCACTACCACAGTGAACACCCCCAATTCCAAAGGATCCCTAATGAAGTTTTTTTCCTGCAGTTtgacctttccatagcgaccagcTACCTGTAATGACCACTTCTGGTTGGTCTTTGGGGCGGTCAGTATAGACTGGTTCAACTGTTGTAGAAAAACCCAACACTTACTCGCTCTTTCCATCACAAGCAACGATCTTGACCTTGTCCACTTTGCAGAGCTCAGTGGCGGGTGCTTCTCGGAATTCCACCTGGTTTAGAACAAAGGTCCATACGTTGTCGCAGAATCGGTACGTGTTCAGCTTGCCCTGAAAGAACATTTGTGTAAAGTAAAGACCTGCCCCACAAAAGCTTCTAAAAAGTTCAGTCTAAgtcaaaataaacaaacaaagaataaTACAAGACAGGGTGAAAGGAAGATATTTATGCACATCACCTTtcatttttgaaaatgtatGCTAAACAGATAACTGAATGTGAAAAAAAGTGTTAACATTTTATAATGATGACATGCTTTCATCTGTTTACCTTTTCAATCTctcttttttcctctctctttctcacaacCCAATAGATGCACTCCAGAATTGACGAACTCCGGAAAtcgtttgtatgggttgtgaaacaCTGAAAGAGCCCTTGCTTTTACTTTTAATGTGAGTCAAGATATCCACACATGCTCCTGTccttgtgtttcagacacacccctcgccagtgaCTGGCCtttaaattataataataatatgtgGGAAAATGTAAACTCAATGTACAACATTATAGGCTTGTTACTAGCGagagggtgtgtctgaaactcCTGGACAGGAGCACATGTGGATAGCTTGACTCACTAAatgcaagggtattcacttGTTCACAACCCATTCCAACCCGAGTTATTTCAGAACACTGTCTattttggggcggggatgtagctcagtcggtagcgcgctggatttgtatccagttggccgctgtcagcgtgagttcgtccccacgttcggcgagagatttatttctcagagtcaactttgtgtgcagactctcctcggtgtccgaacacccccgtgtgtacacgcaagcacaagaccaagtgcgcacgaaaaagatcctgtaatccatgtcagagttcggtgggttatagaaacacggaaatacccagcatgcttcctctgaaagcggcgtatggctgcctaaatggcggggtaaaaacggtcatacacgtaaaagccgtgggagtttcagcccatgaacgaacaaacaaacaactgtctATTTCCACTCCCTTCACCTTCTCTCTTCTTTGCTTAAGCCAGTTTTAGCTTAGGCCCCcaaaaaaatttgtctgtttctggtcacccgaccgaccctaaatttcggcgccgaccctaaactttttttttccaaactcaaatttttttaattttttttggtggtaaaggacagggtgagaaaatgaacaacaaaaacgtgtgaaaacgaaagtccgctgacgatttgtaaatgttttgagtgtcttgtctctatgtatagtgaatccagtctctttgcgcgatttttaaagttagttttattggtctacatttggggtaaaaaaataaaataaaaaaataaaaaaaaaactacctaccgaccctattttttttagccatgttaccagaaacagacaattttttttttggccttaggcaCAAACAAATCAAATAAATTAAGACTAAGACTCAGGCTTAGTCTTaaattatttgatttttttcttcattaaAAAATAAACTTCGTTTGAGAATGAAGTTTATTTTTCCTCTCAACCTGAGAGCTTTTTTCTTTACTCTTCAAAGACATGGTTTCAAACATTGATTTGCAGTCTATATGACGGGAGGAAAACTAATCTTCTTCAACCTCTAGGGGACACAACTTGCATAAATCCAAGCAAATGAAAATTAAACCACACACCCCCAGATGATAAAAAAGTTAGAACCATGTCCCAATCCATAGTGTATGCTTTGGCAATCAGTTATCAGACAAAAAAAGCCTTGTCACCtgaaacttttgttgttgtttgcctAAGAAAGCTTCCAGTAAAATATAACACTGAACAAATTCTCAAAAAAGAGCTTTGCAGAATTTGCATCACATACTAAAAAAAGAGGGCACATTTATTGATTTAAGTTTACTCCAATGTGGCTGTGATTCAAGTGAACCTCACACGTAGCTATATTATCATCAGGCTACTGCCAACTCCTTGAATCTGTCCATGCCTGTCTTTTTAAAAAGATAAATCTTACAATTCTATTTATaaattatatataaaaaaaattaaaaaaagaaacaaaattgaTGTGATTCATTCTCAAGCAAAACGGCTTTGACTCGGACCTTGAAGGTAATCTTGGCCTTGACTCGTTGCGCGAGAGCAGTGTTGATGGCTTTGTCAAACTGAAGCAACACTTTCAACGCAAGCTGTGGGGATATCTGGCCCATCTGAAACagcaaaagaaacaaaatgagACTAAATGACAACCCATAAGAAGACAGATTAATCTGTATACCACGGTGTTTACCACTACCAGTTTACAAGCCAAGACTAATGAGACACAGTCACTTAAGATTTGTTTTGCTCTTAAAGTTTGACCTTTAGGCTTTACACATCACAATCACTGATCAGTCAAACAAAGACATTGATACTGGGGCAAAATTATCTGTACGTTGCGCAGCAGAAATACTGAGTCTCAGTCTGATTCTGACTCCCtgagagtgagactgagagaatGGAAAGACCAAAGCAAATGCAGCAGATTTCCATGAAAAAAATTGATGTCAAATACCAATCTCAGCTACCTGTATAAGTTCGTCAAGACTTTCTTGCAGTGTGTGCCCCAGAGTCGTATTCCTGTAAAGTTGGTAACTCATGGTTGTAGCGGTGGCAAACCTTTACAACAGATTGAAATCCTCGTCGTCTGAGAATCACCACAACCGGAAGTTGGTGATGATAAGATTCCCGGAAGTGAGTTACGTCCCCTGTGCTCTATTATTTCTGTCGACTGATTTTCACGAGTGCAGTATTTTCATTTGTCAAAAAGGGCTGTTTCACCGAAAGTACTCGTTGGAACGGCTAGGTAGCAGCCGCTCGGGTAAATGTAGTGACATTCTTCGCCATCATGGCGCATGGAGGTGGTAACGAACGCGAAACGTTGGGAAAGTTCGTAAGACACCAGTCGGGCTATGGAACAACAGTGACAAATGCGAAGAAAAGCTCGCACCACATATCATCGAAAtacatcaaacatacagtgactgAGGGGGACACCTTGATGGCTCTGTCCTTAAAATACCACGTGACGGTAAGATAAGGCTTGGTGATCTCAAGGGATTTATTacctttgatttttgtttttatactgtttaCATGAAGTTTGTGCTTTTTATTTAAATGGTATACAATATAGGCCTACTGTTGGTTTCTGGAAGTGGAAGTGGAACACTATGTCAGTGTCACAATCACTGTCGCTAATAGACGTTTTCCGCAAATAACTCTCTCAGGATTATTAGCGGTCTAGTAGAGTAAGAGCCCCTAAGTTACCTCGGACAAGCTTTTCACAACATCCCGAGCATGTTGTAGAACTTGTACTTTGTCGATTGTCGATTGGCATTATCCTGCAATCGTGACGAACAAATGACTATGATGTGTATGCTATGCAGCGTGAACTAAATATGAtaccgttttcttttttttttaatataatcaTGGAAGCCACGAAAAAGCTTTACTCCTGACTCACTTCAATAGCTTAATTCAATAATTGTACACTACAGTAATTATACTGTTAGTGTTAACATAATATAATACTACACACAGGAAGATACCACTGTGATAAATTAATCAAATGGTCTGTTGCCGAGGTGGCTGCCAAAATGCTGAAACTGAATTGACATTGGTGAATAAGTATTTTGTAACCTAGATGACTAAGATGTCACTTGTGCGTTTGTTTTAGACAGTGACAGACTTTTAACGAGGTATCATCAGTGAATAAACTTTTTTTACAGATAACTAgacatgcacgcatgcatacacccacacaccgaTCGATGGGTTGAAGAGGTCTAATTTGATAGTGATACACATATAATATTATAGttttcaggggtgggacttttccgcggatttccgcggacgcaacttacgaattccgctggagtaatctatttttccgcgtcccatttcatcacagtatctataactagttgactgaatgatatggagagaagtgaagatggaacagaacactggaggcttgagagttaaattgtgctgtctgaaaactcctgataactaatagtcattttgagcttcaatgctttggggcgtcacttggatcatacttttgtcagtattggattatggatacatggttcattacataaatatgcaccattacaatgttaccattgttgtgtgaaagtgtttatgtgggtttttttttgggggggggggggggggtgaggagaatgtcttttttacctgatccaaatgagttgaattttagtctcaaaatgcaccagattgcacagatttagCATGCCCCGGAACCCCCCTAGAATAAACCGtaagggatttcctcttttttcatcacaagagagtcccacccctgagtTTTATATCAGGGTTTTTAAGATTCAGAAACCTAAAACGTTGTTCTTTTTATCCCTTATCTTTTTATCAGCACTGCAATGTCGATGTCTTTCTACCAGCGGTCACTGGAATAGTGATgtctttttatttgttattgttgtttcttgcagTTGGAGTTGCTGAAGAGGGAAAACAAACTGTGGAACAATGACACACTCTTTCTCAAAGAGTTCATTCTTATACCCGTCACTCCAGACAACGAGGACATCATCGACCCAGAGTCCGTCATCACAATTTCTGAAAGGGATCGATCTGCTTCTAGCATCTCCAATGGGTCACACCACAGTTCTGCGTCCGAAAAGGAGACCAGCATGGAAGTGCCTGCTGGGAAGGCGGAGCAAAGAGAGGCGCCGGAGAGTGGGACAAAGAAAGACAACCCTTTAGATTTCCTCAATAAATACGATTCCAACATTGCCAAGTTGAAATCCAGCGTGGCAAAAATGAAGACAAATGCTGAGTAAGTACCAACGTTGTTTGTTGTAGGAATTCCTTTTGTTTGATATTAATTGTTGTGGTTAACAAATCATATGGGGTACATGGAAATGTCTAGTTTTTAGAAGTGTTAACCTAAGCAGTTCCCTGGCAGTCTTAGCGTATTAGGTTGCATGCTGATGTTTGAAATGGAGTATCTCTGTCTTTCAAAGATTGTCCTTTTaacttttttctgtttgtttgttttgtaggtgtttttttgttgtcccTTTGACTGTTGTGTTTAACCTGAAAATGAGTTATGTGCATTGATGTTCTTTTCCTGTTTGGAGTGCATAAAATGTATCGTTCTCTGTCAGGTGTTCTTTTCTATTGAAATTTGGGTTGCAGACTTTCGGGTTTAAATTTGAAGGCGTAAAATATGATAGAGTGGGCATGGAGTATGCTAGTTTCCTATGGCTTGGGTGATGAATTTGTCTAGCTCGGGGTTTGTCAGGTATTTCATGTCTGGACTTATATTCAACTGATCTGGGATATATCATGTATGTGGTTATTCTTATAGTGTTATACTATAGCATTgtctcaaaacgaaagtgatGAGTTGTCCATCGCTGCCATATCCCGCGGCGCTGCCGGCgggtagttccggttgttttgtttacgtccaaaatggctgaacaagAGAAGACGATTAGTGGTGGAGAGAAACGTTACTGGTCTGCTGTTCAAACTACGCGGGTAAAGAAGGCGGATTGTCTTGCGGTTccattttgcaaacacaaaccctaactacctgccgttccaggggcgcaactctgtccGACTATCGCGTTAGTTTCGAGACAGTGCTATAAGACTAGGAGAGTGCGTTCATCACTATGCCTCATGCTTTTGGTATAATCTGCAGTCGCAGTGTATTTTTTATGCTGACATGGTAATGTGGTCGCTAACAAGAAAACTTATCTAACTGCAGTAACTCCAAGTTTCTGTAGTTGGGAACTGTAAAGTAATCAGACAAGCTACCCTATATTTCGCAAAGAGCTGTTCCAGTTTGTAAAGCTTATTCAATTTTGAATAATGTTTTGCCAATGGCAATGTCTTTGAAGTTCtttatttttctgtcttttttttttttcgaggCTCATTTGAGCAGTGTCCTAAAAATAAAGCAACAACTTTGCGTTTTATTTTTGAGACAgtcctttttttaaaatttgttttttctGACCGATTattgttctcttttttttcttctttaaaatGACTACGTGGCTTTGGTtccttttttacaaatatggCCATTTTAAAGTTCTGTATCCTTTATTTCAGTGAAAACATCTGAGTTATGATACAGGCAGATACATATCAGTCTTGCTGTGTTTAGTCTGCTAGCTcttctgtatcagtgtatgttcATTATTCACAGCTCTTTCATGGCAGAGTGTTTGAATCATAGTGTCAAATTCTGCTTGCAACATAAAgtgacagtggaacccccattaaCGAACTCAagaagtctgagaaaatctggtcttaaattaataaaaaggagtgagtcttaaaatggggtacatttacagaggctatgaacataAAGtcagagtcttaaaagggagtcttaaattggggggtcttagattaaaaggtgggttccactgtattaaaaAATTTAGATTTATTTGTCTAGTATTCAGAAAACTGTTTAGTTTAAGAAGACGTATTtgtgcagtgttgttcccagactaaGATGAGAATAGGTTAACTGGACCTCTGACTGACTAtttgggtttaacgtcctcttagaccagttggcctatattgggacaggtattggtaatacgctgaagatatggtgtgatactttgacttgaacaagcccgctgtagcccgtggctgtcttcttcgacataCGAGCATTGGGTTTGtttcgtcaaagtatcgaaatacgatcatgataatcagagacgagagatgatgcagcaacagcatgcgtgtcttcgtgttttccaagccctgagactttcgctgtgaacttgggatctttttcgtgtgcatgtgtgcacatgggggtgttcagacactgaagagagtctgcacaaagttgactccgagaaataaatctctcgccgaacgtggggatcgaacccacgctgacagcaaccaactggctacaaagccagtgcgctaccaactgagctacgtccccgcccaacTGGACCTCCAGGACTTAAAAATATGTATCGCTCCAAATTTCTGCGCTACGAAAACACAAATGTTCAGTCAGAAGAGCTCATACATGCCAATCCCTGTCGAGCGGTCGACTAGCCATGGATTATAACAATGCGTCAGATCAAACAAAAGTATACGCCAATTACCGAGGACTGAGCCCAACACAGTGTTTGTAACGTCTCAAgtcattttttatatttagtcaagttttgactaaatattttaacatcgagggggaatcgaaacgagggtcgtggtgtatgtgtgtgtgtatgtgtgtgtgtgtgtgcgtgcgtgtagagcgattcagcccaaactactggaccgatctttatgaaatttgacatgagagttcctgggattgatatccccatacgtttttttcatttttttgataaatgtctttgatgacgtcatatccggcttttcgtgaaagttgaggcggcactgtcacgctctcatttttcaaccaaatttgttgaaattttggtcaagtaatcttcgacgaagcccggggtttggtattgcatttcagcttggtggcttaaaaattaattaatgactttggtcattaaaaatctgaaaattgtaaaaaaaaataaaaatttataaaacgatccaaatttacgtttatcttattttccatcatttgctgattccaaaaacatataaatatgttatattcggattaaaaacaagctctgaaaattaaatatataaaaattattatcaaaattaaattgtccaaatcaatttaaaaacactttcatcttattccttgtcggttcctgattccaaaaacatatagatatgatatgtttggattaaaaacacgctcagaaagttaaaacaaagagaggtacagaaaagcgtgctattcttcttagcgcaactactaccccgctcttcttgtcaatttcactgcctttgccatgagcggtggcctgacgatgctacgagtaaaatggcattgcgtttcattctgtgagttccacagctacttgactaaatattgtattttcgccttacgcgacttgttttcttttactcTAAGTGAAGACCTTCAAGTCATTCAGTTTCATACCAATACCCTCTCGGCCTCCCCAGCCTAGTTGAGGCAGTGTTAGAGAACATgtcgtacagtggtacctgtgatgaaaggacacccttggtaccagccaaaagtgtccctacattgcaggtggcctgtcacgACAGGTGTATTTTGGTAGATATTTTAGACAAATGGATGCCAGAAaatgtccttttaagggaggtgtcctctcatgggaggggccacacatcgcaggtacctgTAGTGTTCGTGAGGAGTCttatatttgtgaccctccaccacggaatgagttgGATGTCACCTCGcagggttctgcgctaggcctaaTATACGTCCGGGGGGGGTGTAAGGtatcagtgtgagggtcaccttagtcacaggcttatatcTTGaaaagtttttgctcttttctaaaacggttttcaccactggatagagttTCAAaatctctttaagaaaatgtaaaaatataaaaatcatgcaaaggtgacatgcgtctcattccgtggtggagggtcacattttgtttaaattgtgATCAGTGTTCCATTGTGTCCTGAATCACCTCTGGTTTTCCTTTCAGTTTCTGACTCAGTAAATTATCAGTGAGGTCTGTTCACTTTTCACCCCATTCTTATAATGTTGATTGTATGCAAATTTATGCATACAAAAATACCAACTGACAACCTTTTTGTCCGTCTGGCTTGTGTACATTATTAATTGCCTCGTTTTGTGTTGATGCTGAGCTGTTCATCCTTTCTGTGTTCTTTGGTTGCATTGTTCTTGTCTGGTATAGCCTTACTGATGCAATTCTGTCCTTCACAAGAGCTTGACAAGGTCGTTTGACTGAATTGGATTGGTTGCCATGGACACTGCATAACTAGATAAAATCTTCTGCTTATTGTCTGTGATTTCTGCTATTTCTTTCAATTCTTGTTGAATTCTAAAAGCGTATGAAAACCAGTATAGAAATTAGTATCCTTTTTTGCACCaagcttttgttttaatttatcCTTAAACTCAAAAataaatagactgccaacgttccaaaattcagaataaaaaaccaagaaaggtatgttgttggagcgtttgattattgacaaaacgttacgttcactgtgAGACATattgacccagtggtctttcaagtgcacagacaaacactaattagaccAAACTTATTTGACAAACATTTGTTTAAATTATTAAATTTTAAAGACCGCTGGGTCTATATTtcggtgaacgtaacgttttgttttttaaataattaaacgtttcaacaacgtacccttcttgttttttttaatcaatccTCAGATAGACTGAACGTTTCTAACAGGAAATACAGTATATTTTCaagtgtattgggatgagaTTTCTTTTGGGAAATGTTGTCATTTGAAAGCTACCATATAAGTGCACTTACAAGTTATACAACCTATCACTA from Littorina saxatilis isolate snail1 linkage group LG16, US_GU_Lsax_2.0, whole genome shotgun sequence encodes the following:
- the LOC138951516 gene encoding transcription initiation factor IIA subunit 2-like, with the translated sequence MSYQLYRNTTLGHTLQESLDELIQMGQISPQLALKVLLQFDKAINTALAQRVKAKITFKGKLNTYRFCDNVWTFVLNQVEFREAPATELCKVDKVKIVACDGKSEAKT
- the LOC138951510 gene encoding lysM and putative peptidoglycan-binding domain-containing protein 2-like isoform X1, which translates into the protein MAHGGGNERETLGKFVRHQSGYGTTVTNAKKSSHHISSKYIKHTVTEGDTLMALSLKYHVTLELLKRENKLWNNDTLFLKEFILIPVTPDNEDIIDPESVITISERDRSASSISNGSHHSSASEKETSMEVPAGKAEQREAPESGTKKDNPLDFLNKYDSNIAKLKSSVAKMKTNAEFIEQMDNHNPLQFMPRKGSASSQGSRRTISFEESNPSSPVLVIRTRTQARIVQDSLEKNQRANDDLFEL
- the LOC138951510 gene encoding lysM and putative peptidoglycan-binding domain-containing protein 1-like isoform X2, translating into MAHGGGNERETLGKFVRHQSGYGTTVTNAKKSSHHISSKYIKHTVTEGDTLMALSLKYHVTLELLKRENKLWNNDTLFLKEFILIPVTPDNEDIIDPESVITISERDRSASSISNGSHHSSASEKETSMEVPAGKAEQREAPESGTKKDNPLDFLNKYDSNIAKLKSSVAKMKTNAENDEIESHHNPGRSIVHCLGTPFELVVEKETEC